The sequence CGTATGCCGGGTAACGAGCAGCATTGTGCCCGTTCTGGAAATCTATAGCCGCCCCCTGCACCTTTTCGTGGAGGGTAGTTTGAGCGTGGATCGACAGACTGATGGATTTCCGTCGACATTCTCACTGGAACAGAATTATCCGAACCCGTTCAACCCAGTGACGACCATTGGATTTCAGATTGCGGATTACGGATTGGTGACGCTCAAGGTTTTCGACCTGCTCGGCAGAGAAGTGGCGACGCTGGTGAATGAGGTGATGGAGCCGGGGAGGTATGAGCGGGTGTTCTCCGCGAAAGGCGGATCCGCCTCCGGCGAGAACCTCGCAAGTGGAGTCTATCTGTATCAGCTGAAGGCCAGGAGTTTTGTTCAGACAAGAAAGTTTTTGTTGGTGAGATAACGCCACGTTGCCCGTCTAGTATAGGATGCAACGCATGTAGTCACCAAGAATTATAGGAGGTACAAATGAAGCAACTCTACACACTGCTTTTCATCCTTTGCCTGGTTCTTCCTTCGGCGGTTTGGGGTGAGAAGCCGCAGAAGAGCCGAAGCACGCCGGGAAGTACGTTCAACCAGCTCGGACTTCCCCACTATTCCCTTCTCAACATCAACAACATTACGACGTGGATGAGAAGGGACGGGCAGTCGAATCACGCGCCCACCGGTGCGGAGGGCGTGTACTACCCGCGGGGAACACGCTGGGTGGTGTACCAGGATGGATTTGTGTGGGGGGGGAAGGCGTATCTTGACGCGGACTACACGATCCCGCATCCCACCCAGGTTATCCGCATTGGCGGGGCAACCTACAATGTCGGTACGCAGGCCGGACGCGTAATTGGTTTCGGCCCGGATGCCGTTCCGGCAAATCCGAATGATCCGGAGGTTCGCATCTTCCGGATTCGGCGGGACTACGCGCAAATGTCACAGGATGAACTGCGCCGCGATGCGTCGGAATATTTTGAAGTCCCGTTTGCCGACGTAACGCCTTTTCAGATCAGTTCCATCTCCACACAATATCAAATCGATTGGATGGAGTGGCCCGTGGAATATGGCGCGCCGTATATTGAACGCAACGGACAGCCCGGCTACCAACCTCCGCCCCCTTTCAGCCCGAACTTCACTGTTGACAGTCTTATCCCGGGATACTACGACGAACCGGGCCTCGCGGGAGTGAACACGAGCTTCCCTGCCGATCAGGTGATCTGGACTGTCTTCAACGATCTCAACAGGGCCATCTCAACAAGCTTCTACGGCTCCGAACCACTGGGTCTGGAAGCGCAGGTTACAATTTGGGGATACAAGAGAACCGACGCTCTCGGACAAACCTACTTCAAGCGCATCCGCTTTATCAACAAAGGAGGCGTTGA is a genomic window of Bacteroidota bacterium containing:
- a CDS encoding T9SS type A sorting domain-containing protein, with product VCRVTSSIVPVLEIYSRPLHLFVEGSLSVDRQTDGFPSTFSLEQNYPNPFNPVTTIGFQIADYGLVTLKVFDLLGREVATLVNEVMEPGRYERVFSAKGGSASGENLASGVYLYQLKARSFVQTRKFLLVR